In sulfur-oxidizing endosymbiont of Gigantopelta aegis, a single window of DNA contains:
- a CDS encoding MotA/TolQ/ExbB proton channel family protein encodes MNNRRDIPTELIVQIFSLLIAFIIVHAFYISVIRPQADAFIQQEHELMLKDTTYVQKRNFYVVVRDYEQEACFILMFWAFSIMGYKGFLSRQQGKLLDMDLLKLPVDLPIGPEDARSLLQRLQELPANMQQYLLPKALKVTIQRFAATSNVHDSATAMRDICESESQRLDTELSIIRYIAWAIPSVGFIGTVRGIGDALSQANRAMEGDITGVTESLGVAFNSTFIALVISIVLMFFIHQLQLLQERLVLDSESYCDTNLIARLRSL; translated from the coding sequence ATGAATAATAGAAGAGATATTCCTACGGAACTAATTGTGCAAATTTTTTCCTTATTAATTGCCTTTATAATTGTCCATGCTTTTTATATTTCAGTTATACGCCCACAAGCCGATGCATTCATCCAACAAGAACATGAGTTGATGCTCAAGGATACTACTTATGTGCAAAAAAGAAATTTTTATGTGGTAGTAAGGGATTATGAGCAAGAAGCCTGTTTTATATTAATGTTCTGGGCTTTTTCTATTATGGGCTATAAGGGATTTTTATCACGTCAACAAGGTAAGTTATTGGATATGGACTTATTAAAATTACCTGTCGACCTTCCCATTGGCCCAGAAGATGCCAGATCCTTGCTACAACGCTTACAAGAACTACCAGCAAACATGCAACAATATTTATTACCCAAAGCATTAAAAGTGACTATTCAACGTTTTGCAGCAACTTCCAATGTGCATGATTCAGCCACGGCAATGCGTGATATTTGTGAGTCAGAATCACAAAGACTGGACACTGAATTGTCAATTATTCGTTATATCGCCTGGGCCATTCCATCAGTTGGATTTATTGGTACGGTTCGTGGTATTGGTGATGCGCTATCACAGGCAAATCGTGCAATGGAAGGTGATATTACTGGAGTGACAGAATCGCTTGGTGTTGCCTTTAATTCAACTTTTATTGCACTGGTCATCTCCATTGTACTGATGTTTTTTATTCATCAATTACAATTATTACAAGAACGCCTGGTGCTAGATTCTGAAAGCTATTGTGATACTAACCTGATCGCAAGGTTGAGAAGCCTATGA
- a CDS encoding vWA domain-containing protein: MKNKKRDISSFNLAFLDIMFCGFGAVVLLVLIINSQIVSDNKIKTQDLTAEVDRIERATEAAKIYHLAMQTKLQENADESSQINDAIKQLKSKQAEIIKKNNQDNKKNQAIRKKILALQNEIKAMNKSNITQKKINDISQAKTGNKVRQYEGEGHRQYLTGLKLGGKRILFLLDSSASMLDETIVNIIVKRNMPNHIKRASRKWQQAIKSVQWMVANLPVNSRFAIISFNDKTNDLNSSLKNEKPYQWLKSTDKEKLNRVFAQLKKIVPQRGTNLRKAFASANKFSRKPDNIILITDGLPTQGATKTNKSKIDSASRIKLFRNAIKIINNKIPVNTILLAMEGDPMAAALFWKLAIDTRGSFITPSRDWP; this comes from the coding sequence ATGAAAAATAAAAAGAGGGATATTTCCTCCTTTAATCTCGCGTTTCTCGATATTATGTTTTGTGGTTTTGGTGCCGTGGTTTTATTGGTGCTGATCATTAATTCACAGATAGTCAGTGATAATAAAATAAAAACACAGGATCTTACTGCTGAAGTTGATAGGATAGAAAGAGCAACAGAAGCAGCAAAAATTTATCATTTAGCGATGCAAACTAAGTTGCAGGAGAATGCTGATGAATCCAGTCAAATAAATGATGCAATCAAACAGCTGAAATCTAAGCAAGCAGAAATAATTAAAAAAAATAATCAGGACAATAAGAAAAATCAAGCCATAAGAAAAAAAATACTGGCCTTGCAAAATGAAATCAAAGCCATGAATAAAAGTAATATCACCCAGAAAAAGATTAATGATATATCACAAGCTAAGACCGGCAATAAAGTTCGACAATATGAAGGTGAAGGGCATCGACAATATTTAACCGGATTAAAATTAGGGGGTAAACGAATACTATTTTTATTGGATAGTTCAGCGTCTATGTTAGATGAAACAATCGTTAACATTATCGTCAAACGCAATATGCCTAATCACATTAAACGCGCTTCAAGAAAATGGCAGCAGGCTATTAAAAGTGTGCAATGGATGGTAGCAAACCTTCCGGTAAATAGTCGCTTTGCTATCATTAGTTTTAATGATAAAACTAATGACTTGAACTCTTCACTTAAGAATGAAAAACCCTATCAATGGCTAAAAAGTACAGATAAAGAAAAGCTTAATCGTGTGTTTGCTCAACTAAAGAAAATCGTGCCACAAAGAGGAACAAATTTAAGGAAGGCATTTGCAAGTGCCAATAAATTTTCGCGAAAACCAGATAATATTATTTTAATTACCGATGGCCTGCCCACTCAAGGCGCGACAAAGACGAATAAAAGTAAAATTGATTCAGCGAGTCGTATCAAATTATTTCGTAATGCTATAAAAATAATTAATAATAAAATTCCTGTGAATACAATACTCTTAGCAATGGAAGGTGATCCAATGGCCGCCGCATTGTTTTGGAAGTTGGCAATTGATACCAGAGGTTCCTTTATTACTCCAAGTCGAGACTGGCCATGA